The following are encoded together in the bacterium HR17 genome:
- the nrdB gene encoding Ribonucleoside-diphosphate reductase subunit beta, with translation MTAERRTLIGGDPIEPVQLFPLRYPWAYAHVQQAKHNTWFPEEAPLHDDFQDWHERLTDEEKQAVEMLLGFFNPMESLVTTNLILALYPRLTAPEVRLYLVRQAWEEVNHTMAFEYVIKTLPVDRERVFNLHRDHPAVARKEDFQKRLTHAVLDYNFDLNTVEGKQRFLYNLIGYFVVLEGIFFYSGFALALAFRQRGLMRGLCTIIDWVLKDESLHLSFGIHLILEFLQEHPEVMTVEFGQQVKALILEAVAIEEDYNRAVLPRPLIGISADALNGYVRYVTDRRLEELGLGAHFNTPNPLKWMAAQIDLPELVNFFEARNVNYEVGLPRGT, from the coding sequence GTGACAGCGGAACGGCGGACGCTTATTGGCGGTGACCCAATTGAGCCTGTGCAACTTTTCCCACTTCGCTACCCTTGGGCATATGCCCATGTGCAGCAAGCAAAACACAATACTTGGTTTCCCGAAGAGGCGCCGCTGCACGATGATTTCCAGGATTGGCACGAACGCTTGACTGACGAAGAGAAACAAGCCGTTGAAATGCTGCTCGGTTTCTTCAACCCGATGGAATCGCTGGTGACGACGAACTTGATTTTGGCACTGTATCCGCGCTTGACGGCGCCTGAAGTAAGGCTGTATTTGGTGAGGCAAGCGTGGGAGGAAGTCAACCACACGATGGCTTTTGAGTATGTCATCAAGACGCTACCCGTTGACCGCGAACGAGTGTTCAACCTTCACCGTGACCATCCTGCCGTAGCGAGGAAGGAAGATTTCCAAAAACGCCTGACGCACGCTGTCTTGGACTACAACTTTGACCTGAACACGGTGGAAGGCAAACAGCGCTTCCTTTACAACCTCATCGGTTACTTCGTCGTGCTGGAAGGCATCTTCTTCTACTCGGGCTTTGCGTTGGCGCTGGCGTTTCGGCAGCGCGGGTTGATGAGAGGTTTGTGCACGATAATTGACTGGGTGCTGAAAGACGAGAGCCTTCACTTAAGTTTCGGCATCCACTTGATTTTGGAGTTTCTCCAAGAGCACCCAGAAGTGATGACAGTGGAGTTCGGACAACAAGTGAAGGCGCTAATTTTGGAGGCGGTTGCAATTGAGGAGGATTACAACCGCGCCGTATTGCCGCGCCCGCTCATCGGGATTTCGGCTGATGCGCTGAACGGCTATGTCCGCTATGTCACCGACCGAAGGTTGGAAGAGTTGGGCTTAGGTGCTCATTTCAACACTCCCAACCCGTTGAAGTGGATGGCAGCGCAAATTGACCTGCCTGAACTTGTCAACTTCTTTGAGGCGCGCAATGTCAACTACGAAGTAGGGTTGCCTCGCGGGACATAA
- the mtnA_2 gene encoding Methylthioribose-1-phosphate isomerase, whose amino-acid sequence MDWQTSLQRLCDDRRSGASTLTRKAAHLFARIAKQVTPFDLIAAAERLHRAHPAMAPLWHLKNLVAASAEHPDQLGRALRDFVAALIAHEEAAVSHAAAWLPDGTVLTHSFSSLVFRALVHAHRSGKRIRVICPIALPGGEGRLLAQRVRRAGGNVLLVADLQAFAWLPQCSAMVIGADALCPDGLVHKVGTRPLAHAARQAGVPVWSIATSEKGLPLPWHEPMRGVAPPIAPLSIPQDRTLYDLTEWALITGVITEAGAGGESHRKLWGT is encoded by the coding sequence ATGGACTGGCAAACCAGTTTGCAGCGCTTGTGCGATGACCGCCGGTCAGGCGCTTCAACGCTCACCCGCAAAGCCGCTCACCTGTTCGCCCGCATAGCAAAGCAAGTCACACCGTTTGATTTGATCGCAGCGGCTGAACGGTTGCACCGCGCCCATCCTGCGATGGCGCCGCTGTGGCACCTAAAAAACCTCGTCGCTGCGTCAGCGGAGCACCCTGACCAACTCGGCAGGGCTTTGCGCGATTTTGTCGCGGCGCTCATCGCCCACGAGGAAGCCGCCGTCTCGCACGCCGCTGCATGGCTGCCAGACGGAACGGTGTTGACCCACTCGTTCAGTTCGCTGGTCTTCCGAGCCCTCGTTCACGCCCACCGATCAGGCAAACGCATACGGGTCATTTGCCCCATAGCGTTGCCCGGCGGCGAAGGGCGGCTGTTGGCGCAACGCGTGAGGCGCGCAGGCGGGAATGTCCTTTTGGTCGCCGACCTGCAGGCGTTCGCGTGGCTGCCGCAGTGCAGCGCGATGGTCATCGGCGCTGACGCCCTTTGCCCCGATGGGCTTGTGCACAAAGTCGGCACACGCCCGTTAGCGCACGCCGCACGCCAAGCGGGTGTGCCCGTTTGGAGCATCGCCACCTCCGAAAAAGGCTTACCGCTGCCTTGGCATGAACCGATGCGCGGCGTCGCCCCACCTATCGCGCCCTTGAGTATCCCGCAAGACCGCACGCTTTACGACCTGACCGAATGGGCACTCATCACGGGTGTCATCACCGAAGCGGGTGCCGGCGGTGAGTCTCACCGCAAGTTGTGGGGCACATGA
- the dat gene encoding D-alanine aminotransferase: protein MIACVNGDLVAASDASVSSFDFGFLYGVGVFETFRTWNGKAVALERHLERLITSCQVLGWQVPFGKETLAEWVYATIRANRSALRYGQDLRVRITVTPGRVDPQVGWWVVRGDEPTVVIHAVALPPDFDRRHEDGWVAVIAPWRRPKELPVWQFKVTAYFAHLLAYQYARNQGAHEAIWLNTDGNLTEGTTTNLFVVHDGALWTAPTEEGLLAGIARSLVLDLADSLGWVVRVHPLPLRILQGAEEAFVTNAVIGVVPLTRLAQKPFTSSLIGKQMRSAWFAYAQQFGYPILDTYS from the coding sequence TTGATTGCATGCGTTAACGGCGACCTTGTTGCAGCGTCGGACGCGTCCGTCAGCAGTTTTGACTTCGGCTTTCTTTACGGCGTCGGGGTGTTTGAGACTTTCCGAACATGGAACGGAAAGGCGGTCGCTTTAGAACGCCATTTGGAACGGCTCATAACGAGTTGTCAGGTTTTGGGATGGCAGGTGCCTTTCGGCAAAGAAACGCTTGCTGAATGGGTTTACGCGACGATAAGAGCCAACCGCAGCGCTCTGCGATACGGTCAGGACTTGCGGGTGCGGATAACGGTCACTCCCGGTCGCGTTGACCCACAAGTCGGTTGGTGGGTTGTGCGTGGCGATGAACCCACCGTCGTGATTCATGCCGTTGCTTTACCGCCTGATTTTGACCGGCGCCATGAGGACGGATGGGTAGCCGTGATCGCCCCGTGGCGTCGTCCCAAAGAGTTGCCGGTGTGGCAATTCAAAGTGACCGCCTACTTCGCGCATCTCCTTGCCTACCAATATGCGCGCAATCAAGGGGCGCACGAAGCGATTTGGCTCAACACCGACGGCAACTTGACGGAGGGCACGACAACGAACTTGTTTGTCGTCCACGACGGAGCGCTATGGACAGCGCCGACCGAAGAAGGTTTGCTTGCGGGGATAGCCCGCTCATTGGTGCTTGACCTTGCCGATTCCCTCGGCTGGGTAGTTCGCGTGCACCCGCTGCCGTTGCGGATTTTGCAAGGCGCAGAGGAAGCCTTTGTCACTAACGCGGTTATCGGCGTCGTCCCGTTGACACGACTTGCACAAAAACCGTTCACCTCTTCGTTGATCGGCAAACAAATGCGCTCCGCTTGGTTCGCTTACGCCCAGCAGTTTGGCTACCCGATTCTGGACACATATTCGTGA
- the nrdZ_2 gene encoding Vitamin B12-dependent ribonucleoside-diphosphate reductase gives MMVALESVVQRADELLQRATLPEPMRRQLLDDAMSFCSAAMSDDELIATLLMAAVQNIAFDPDYERAAARLMLLQIFREATGAFAIDYATYFPRYIRDGVERGVLHPDLLRFDLDRLACAIVPERDHLLPYIGLYTLYDRYLVRDVETQQVLEAPQALWMRVAMGLALNESDRNEWALRFYEMMSTLRYLPSTPTLFNSGTPHHQLASCYLYDVHDSLDHILESAYEFGMLAKYAGGIGTAVTKIRAVGSPVRGVNGKSGGLIPFLHMYDALIKSISQGGRRRGTMCVYLEPWHLEIEAFLDLKRNSGDPYLRTPSLNTALFIPDEFLRRVEANDDWYLFDPLYVPDLTEVYGREFSEHYRIYIAKAEAGELPQRAWRKVKARELFLKILASLMETGHPWLTFKDATNARSMLKGIGIIHSLNLCTEVALPTNRDEIAVCNLGSVNLAQHLNEDGSIDWDRLAETVKVAMRALDNVIDLNLYPSEKAKRSNLQNRPVGLGIMGFAEVLARKGVSYNEPEAAELADQIAEFVSYHAILTSHELAKERGVFPRFAQSEWAKGRVPIDTLDDLERERGEPVAVDRTMRLDWAMVREKVKQGMRNGTVMAIAPTATIALIAGTSPSLDPYFSNLFSRQTLSGKFVEFNPVLVAELKRLGLWERVREQLIAARGDLQELDDVPEDLKRRFPTAFQVSPEAYLRVAAKVQKWVDMAISRNLFHNTRRPADVAEVYLQAWRMGLKSTYYCFVNPRMQVEQSTVRVNKALQRPKWVVQTEAEVARDGAVCSLDGECESCQ, from the coding sequence ATGATGGTGGCTTTGGAGTCGGTGGTGCAGCGGGCAGACGAACTGCTGCAACGGGCGACACTCCCTGAACCGATGCGCCGTCAATTGCTGGATGACGCCATGTCCTTTTGCAGCGCCGCGATGTCTGACGACGAACTCATAGCGACATTGCTGATGGCAGCGGTGCAGAACATAGCATTTGATCCCGACTACGAACGAGCCGCTGCTCGTTTAATGCTGCTCCAAATTTTCCGTGAAGCGACAGGTGCATTTGCCATTGACTACGCCACCTATTTCCCACGCTATATCCGAGACGGTGTGGAGCGAGGGGTTTTGCACCCCGACCTGCTGCGGTTTGATTTGGATCGGTTGGCATGTGCTATTGTGCCTGAGCGTGACCATCTACTGCCTTACATTGGGCTTTACACCCTCTACGACCGTTACTTGGTGAGAGATGTGGAAACGCAGCAGGTGTTGGAAGCACCTCAAGCGTTATGGATGCGGGTAGCGATGGGTTTGGCTTTGAACGAGAGTGACAGAAACGAGTGGGCGTTGCGATTTTATGAGATGATGTCAACCCTCCGTTACCTACCCAGCACGCCGACGCTGTTCAACAGCGGCACTCCCCATCACCAGTTGGCATCTTGCTACCTTTACGATGTCCACGATAGCCTTGACCACATCCTGGAGTCGGCATACGAGTTTGGGATGCTGGCTAAGTATGCGGGCGGGATCGGGACGGCGGTCACGAAAATTCGCGCTGTCGGCTCGCCGGTGAGGGGCGTCAACGGCAAAAGCGGTGGACTCATCCCGTTCCTACACATGTATGACGCGCTCATCAAATCTATCAGTCAAGGCGGACGCCGTCGGGGAACGATGTGTGTTTACCTTGAACCATGGCATTTGGAGATTGAAGCCTTTTTGGATTTGAAGCGAAACTCTGGCGACCCTTACTTGCGCACGCCTTCCCTCAACACGGCGCTGTTCATCCCCGACGAATTCTTGAGGCGCGTGGAAGCGAATGACGATTGGTATCTGTTTGACCCGCTGTATGTGCCGGACTTGACAGAAGTTTATGGACGCGAGTTTTCGGAGCACTATCGCATCTACATCGCGAAAGCGGAGGCAGGCGAACTGCCTCAACGGGCATGGCGCAAAGTCAAAGCCCGCGAACTGTTCTTGAAAATTCTCGCCAGCCTGATGGAGACGGGACATCCTTGGTTGACCTTCAAAGACGCAACTAACGCTCGTTCCATGCTCAAAGGCATCGGCATCATCCACTCCCTCAACTTGTGCACGGAAGTGGCATTGCCGACCAACCGCGATGAGATCGCCGTTTGCAATTTGGGCAGCGTTAACTTGGCGCAGCATTTGAACGAAGACGGAAGCATTGATTGGGACAGACTGGCGGAAACGGTGAAAGTGGCGATGCGGGCTTTGGACAATGTGATTGACCTGAATCTTTATCCGTCCGAAAAGGCTAAGCGGAGCAACCTGCAAAACCGACCCGTCGGTTTAGGGATCATGGGGTTTGCGGAAGTTTTGGCACGCAAGGGTGTTTCCTACAATGAACCCGAAGCAGCGGAGTTAGCCGACCAAATCGCAGAGTTCGTCTCTTACCACGCTATCTTGACAAGTCATGAGTTGGCGAAGGAGCGAGGCGTGTTTCCGCGTTTTGCTCAAAGCGAATGGGCAAAAGGGCGCGTTCCGATAGACACACTGGACGATTTAGAGCGCGAACGGGGCGAGCCTGTCGCTGTTGACCGAACGATGCGGTTGGATTGGGCGATGGTGCGTGAGAAGGTGAAGCAGGGGATGCGTAACGGGACAGTCATGGCAATCGCGCCGACGGCAACGATAGCCCTCATCGCAGGCACATCCCCAAGCCTTGACCCTTACTTCAGCAATCTGTTCAGCCGACAAACCCTGTCAGGCAAGTTCGTTGAGTTCAATCCTGTGCTCGTCGCTGAATTGAAGCGCCTCGGTTTGTGGGAGCGTGTTCGGGAGCAATTGATCGCAGCGAGGGGAGATTTGCAGGAGTTGGACGATGTTCCCGAAGATTTGAAGCGACGCTTCCCAACTGCTTTTCAAGTTTCGCCTGAAGCCTATCTGAGGGTAGCAGCAAAGGTGCAAAAGTGGGTGGACATGGCAATTAGCCGCAACTTGTTCCACAACACGCGACGACCTGCCGATGTCGCAGAGGTTTACTTGCAAGCGTGGCGGATGGGTTTGAAGAGCACCTACTATTGTTTTGTCAACCCTCGCATGCAAGTGGAACAGTCAACGGTGCGAGTCAACAAAGCGCTGCAACGACCCAAATGGGTTGTGCAAACGGAAGCGGAAGTTGCGCGCGACGGTGCAGTGTGTTCGTTGGACGGTGAATGTGAATCGTGTCAGTGA
- the ileS gene encoding Isoleucine--tRNA ligase, producing the protein METAKKSGYSHTLNLPKTDFPQKANLPVREPEIQRWWKERRIYEKMLARRKAQGAPPFILHDGPPYSNGDIHIGHALNKVLKDIVNKFAALRGYFTPYVPGWDNHGLPIEHRVQEELIAEGKWAPGEPMSDAVRRELRQRCRKFAEFWSWRQNEQFQRLGVFGDWEHPYFTMDYAFEAKLVEIFGELYERGYIYRGFKTVHWCYHCMTALAEAELEYHEKESPSIWVRFRLKGDEGQGTWDDEAFGGEIYALVWTTTPWTIPGNTGIMVHPEFEYALVQVGSRARDTGREAYLVAKGLLPIVAEELGWQEYRIVRNFVGEQLRGWVFTHPLYHRPSPIVTAEFVTLEQGSGLVHTAPGHGPEDYEVGVREGLPILSPVDERGRFTAEAGERLHGLFVHTEGNQAVMAWLAEVGALLKTGTIRHNYPHCWRCRNPVIFRATTQWFMSIDHDHHRQKCLEAIERVKWVPEEGKSRITAMVQNRPDWCLSRQRAWGVGIPVFYCRSCGQPVVTRKTIQSVAEWVRKEGSDAWFDRSAKELLPEGFRCPHCNGDTFTKETDVLDVWFDSGCTHRAVLETHPDLRWPADMYLEGSDQHRGWFNSSLMVAVATKGDAPYRTVLTHGFVVDEQGRAMHKSLGNVVAPEEIIRQYGADVLRLWVCASDYTQDVRLGPEILKRLADAYFRFRNTLRFALGNLFDFDPDRHAVPYEQLTELDKFLLHRLAEVVDEVTAAYEDFDYPRVFQTLQRFCAVDLSAFYFDVLKDCLYCDAADDPRRRSAQTVIFEIAKSLCVMLFPMMSHTAEEAWQHLPQWGRGRGTEGGKPESVALADWVQPPQEWRNGQLAERWRQLLRLRDEVNGALEAAKTERRVLNPLEAKVTLLTDAALADFLGSFSVPLAEVFIVSQVEVRTEGTHPHAVAAEEFPNLRIVVELAPGRKCARCWQRKESVGNDSAYPDLCARCVAVVRQRR; encoded by the coding sequence ATGGAAACGGCGAAAAAATCGGGCTACAGCCACACGCTCAATTTGCCCAAGACCGATTTCCCGCAGAAAGCCAACTTGCCCGTGCGTGAGCCGGAAATTCAGCGATGGTGGAAAGAGCGGCGCATTTACGAGAAGATGCTCGCCCGCCGCAAGGCGCAAGGGGCACCGCCCTTCATTTTGCACGACGGTCCGCCCTACTCCAACGGCGACATCCATATCGGGCATGCGTTGAACAAGGTGCTCAAGGACATCGTGAACAAGTTTGCCGCACTGCGGGGCTACTTCACACCCTATGTGCCTGGCTGGGACAATCACGGCTTGCCCATTGAGCACCGCGTCCAAGAGGAACTCATCGCTGAAGGCAAATGGGCGCCGGGCGAACCGATGAGCGATGCCGTGAGGCGCGAACTGCGGCAGCGCTGCCGTAAGTTCGCCGAGTTTTGGTCGTGGCGGCAAAACGAGCAGTTTCAACGGCTCGGTGTCTTCGGCGATTGGGAACACCCCTACTTCACAATGGACTACGCCTTTGAGGCTAAGTTGGTGGAGATTTTTGGCGAACTTTACGAGCGCGGCTACATCTACCGCGGTTTCAAAACTGTCCACTGGTGCTACCACTGCATGACAGCCCTCGCTGAAGCCGAACTGGAGTATCACGAGAAGGAGTCGCCCAGCATTTGGGTGCGGTTTAGGTTGAAAGGAGATGAGGGGCAAGGGACATGGGACGACGAAGCGTTTGGCGGCGAAATTTACGCCCTCGTTTGGACGACGACGCCGTGGACTATCCCAGGCAACACGGGCATCATGGTGCACCCTGAGTTTGAGTACGCTCTGGTGCAAGTGGGGAGCAGGGCAAGGGATACGGGTCGGGAAGCGTATTTGGTGGCGAAAGGGCTGTTGCCAATCGTTGCCGAGGAACTGGGTTGGCAGGAGTATCGCATCGTGCGAAACTTCGTCGGTGAACAGTTGCGTGGGTGGGTGTTTACGCATCCCCTTTACCACCGCCCGTCGCCCATCGTGACGGCGGAGTTCGTCACCCTCGAGCAAGGCTCAGGGCTGGTCCACACCGCGCCTGGGCACGGTCCTGAAGACTACGAGGTCGGCGTGCGCGAAGGGCTGCCAATTTTGAGCCCCGTGGACGAACGGGGACGATTTACGGCGGAGGCCGGCGAGCGCTTGCACGGGTTGTTCGTGCACACGGAAGGCAATCAAGCGGTGATGGCGTGGCTGGCGGAAGTCGGCGCCCTGCTCAAAACGGGCACTATCCGCCACAACTACCCGCATTGTTGGCGCTGTCGCAACCCTGTCATCTTCCGCGCGACGACGCAGTGGTTCATGAGCATTGACCATGACCATCATCGGCAAAAGTGCCTGGAAGCGATTGAACGGGTCAAGTGGGTGCCCGAAGAGGGCAAAAGCCGCATCACAGCGATGGTGCAAAACCGTCCCGATTGGTGCTTGAGCCGCCAGCGGGCGTGGGGCGTCGGCATCCCTGTGTTCTACTGCCGAAGTTGCGGGCAACCCGTCGTCACCCGCAAGACCATCCAAAGTGTCGCAGAATGGGTGCGCAAGGAAGGGTCGGACGCATGGTTTGACCGCAGCGCCAAAGAGTTGCTACCCGAAGGCTTCCGGTGCCCACATTGCAACGGCGACACATTCACGAAAGAAACGGATGTGCTGGATGTTTGGTTTGACAGCGGTTGCACCCATCGGGCGGTGTTGGAGACGCATCCCGATTTGCGCTGGCCAGCGGACATGTATTTGGAAGGCAGCGACCAACATCGGGGTTGGTTCAACTCGTCGCTGATGGTGGCGGTCGCAACGAAAGGCGATGCACCTTACCGCACTGTCCTGACGCACGGCTTCGTCGTGGACGAGCAAGGGCGGGCGATGCACAAAAGTTTGGGCAATGTCGTCGCCCCTGAAGAAATCATCCGCCAATACGGCGCCGATGTGTTGCGGCTATGGGTTTGCGCGTCCGACTACACGCAGGATGTGCGGCTTGGTCCCGAAATCCTCAAGCGCTTGGCAGATGCCTATTTCCGCTTCCGCAACACCTTGCGATTTGCGTTGGGCAACCTGTTTGACTTTGACCCTGACCGGCATGCCGTCCCTTACGAGCAACTGACCGAATTGGACAAGTTCCTGCTTCATCGGCTCGCAGAGGTCGTGGACGAAGTGACAGCGGCTTACGAGGACTTTGACTATCCGCGCGTCTTTCAAACGCTGCAGCGCTTTTGCGCCGTTGACCTTTCAGCGTTCTACTTTGATGTCCTCAAAGACTGCCTCTACTGTGACGCTGCCGATGACCCCCGCCGGCGCAGTGCCCAGACGGTCATCTTTGAGATAGCTAAATCCCTTTGCGTGATGCTGTTTCCGATGATGAGTCACACGGCGGAAGAGGCATGGCAACATTTGCCCCAATGGGGCAGAGGGCGTGGGACAGAGGGCGGAAAACCTGAAAGCGTGGCGCTGGCGGATTGGGTGCAGCCGCCTCAAGAGTGGCGCAACGGGCAGTTGGCAGAACGGTGGCGACAGTTGCTGCGCCTTCGTGACGAAGTGAACGGCGCCCTTGAAGCCGCCAAGACCGAACGACGCGTGCTCAACCCTTTGGAGGCGAAAGTGACGCTGCTGACTGACGCTGCGTTGGCGGACTTTCTCGGTTCTTTTTCTGTCCCGCTGGCAGAAGTCTTCATCGTCTCGCAGGTGGAAGTGCGAACGGAAGGCACACACCCGCATGCGGTGGCTGCAGAGGAGTTTCCGAACTTGCGCATCGTGGTGGAGTTGGCGCCGGGCAGAAAATGTGCCCGATGTTGGCAACGCAAAGAGAGTGTCGGAAACGATAGCGCCTATCCCGATTTGTGCGCCCGCTGCGTCGCGGTGGTGCGTCAACGGCGATGA
- the nuoN_2 gene encoding NADH-quinone oxidoreductase subunit N, which produces MVVSVWSALWHHMAPELWLVIVGFLIFGVDLLFPRLPKRLYGWLTLAAFVGALGWLGWQIQAGSPELAEAYKQGTAYWLTTTFVADPLAQFFKAAVLIGAILVALVTVDYVERQVPFARAEFYGLMVFATLALCVMASATELITLFLSIEFASIASYILAGYLRDEPKSAEAGLKYFLVGATTTAASLYGMSLIYGTTGTTHLYEIAERLLPSLGEQGAAFAVSPLTLLGILLMLAMLGFKVSMVPFHGWAPDAYEGAPTPITAFLSVASKAAGMAALSRVLAAAFGPASAGWQLVLAFLSVVTMTFGNLGAMWQRNIKRLMAYSSIAQVGYLLIGIATFTATDWQILTGARPPAPTDMGLAGILYFVLGYAFANMAAFAVIIWLENALNSSEIEDYEGLAQRSPLAAVTLTIAFLSLIGIPPLAGFFGKFFLFGAALKAGLAWLAVVGVLNSVVSAFYYLEVVRRMFFFEAKRPEPLTTTGLVSSAAVIGIAGAFLLGIFVNPAFQWAQSSLSAIVTLTVSAKAALLP; this is translated from the coding sequence ATGGTTGTGTCGGTTTGGTCAGCGTTGTGGCATCACATGGCTCCCGAACTGTGGCTGGTAATTGTCGGTTTCCTGATTTTCGGCGTTGACCTGTTATTTCCGCGCTTACCTAAGCGCCTTTACGGTTGGTTGACACTGGCGGCGTTTGTCGGGGCATTGGGCTGGCTAGGGTGGCAGATCCAAGCAGGGTCACCAGAACTGGCGGAGGCTTACAAACAAGGAACTGCCTATTGGCTGACGACGACTTTCGTTGCCGACCCGTTGGCGCAGTTTTTCAAAGCCGCCGTCCTCATCGGCGCGATTTTAGTGGCGCTCGTTACCGTTGACTATGTAGAGCGACAAGTGCCTTTCGCACGCGCTGAGTTTTATGGCTTGATGGTCTTCGCCACTTTGGCGCTGTGTGTTATGGCGTCGGCGACGGAGCTCATCACGCTCTTTTTGTCCATTGAATTCGCGTCCATCGCGTCCTACATCCTTGCGGGTTATTTGCGAGACGAACCCAAGAGCGCGGAAGCGGGGTTGAAGTATTTCCTTGTCGGCGCAACGACGACGGCTGCCAGTCTCTATGGGATGTCGCTCATTTACGGGACGACAGGCACGACTCACCTTTACGAAATCGCCGAACGGTTGTTGCCCAGCCTCGGTGAACAAGGCGCCGCCTTTGCAGTTTCACCCCTTACACTGTTGGGCATTTTGTTGATGCTGGCGATGTTGGGCTTCAAGGTATCAATGGTGCCCTTTCACGGTTGGGCGCCTGACGCTTATGAAGGTGCACCGACACCTATCACGGCGTTCCTTTCCGTTGCGTCCAAAGCCGCAGGCATGGCGGCGCTGTCGCGGGTGTTGGCAGCCGCGTTCGGTCCTGCCAGCGCGGGTTGGCAATTGGTCTTGGCGTTCCTGTCCGTCGTGACGATGACCTTTGGCAACTTGGGCGCGATGTGGCAGCGCAACATTAAGCGCCTGATGGCGTATTCGTCCATCGCGCAAGTCGGTTACTTGCTCATCGGCATCGCCACCTTCACCGCCACTGATTGGCAAATCCTCACGGGGGCTCGCCCGCCCGCTCCGACAGACATGGGGTTGGCAGGCATCCTCTACTTCGTGCTGGGTTACGCCTTCGCCAACATGGCGGCTTTCGCCGTCATCATTTGGCTGGAAAACGCCCTCAACTCCAGCGAGATAGAAGACTACGAAGGCTTAGCGCAGCGCTCCCCGTTGGCGGCAGTGACGCTGACGATCGCCTTCCTGTCGCTCATCGGCATCCCACCGCTGGCAGGGTTTTTTGGTAAGTTTTTCCTGTTCGGTGCTGCCCTCAAAGCCGGGCTGGCATGGCTGGCAGTTGTCGGTGTCCTCAACAGCGTCGTTTCGGCGTTCTACTACCTTGAGGTTGTGCGGCGGATGTTCTTCTTTGAAGCGAAGCGCCCCGAACCGCTAACGACAACGGGTCTCGTCAGCAGCGCCGCTGTCATCGGCATCGCGGGGGCTTTTCTGTTGGGCATTTTCGTCAACCCGGCATTTCAGTGGGCGCAAAGTTCCTTGTCCGCCATCGTGACCCTAACCGTCAGCGCCAAGGCAGCGTTGTTGCCGTGA